The genomic stretch ACCGGCAAACCGTTGCTGCCTCAACCCCAAATCATCAAAAGCTTTGTAAATAATAGTCGTAGAGGACATGGCCAACATACCTCCCAAATACAGACAGTCCATGCGTTGCCACCCGAAAGACCACCCCACAAAAATTCCAACCAATATCATACAAAATATAATGGTACACGCCGCAATGACCGCTGTCCCTCCTACTTTCACCAATTTCTTGAAACTAAATTCCAATCCCAGAGCGAACAACAAAAATATCACACCAATCTCCGACCATGTATGGATATTGGCCACATCAATGACCGACGGAGTAAGAGGAACATGGGGACTTGCCAAAAAGCCGGCTACGATATAGCCGAGAACAAGAGGTTGCTTTAACCGTTTAAAGACGAGCGTCATGACACCGGCGCAGATCAGAATCAAAGCCAAATCACTTATCAATGGAGCCAATTCAGACATAGCTAATAAATTTTTGATTGCAAAATTAAGAATTATCTATTTATCATATTCTTCATCCTATTATTAATTTTGCATCAAAAGCTGTTTTTATGGAAAGGAACTAACAACAAATGTATATCAGCCATATAAAGAAAAACGCGAATATTCAAAAAATCTGAATATTCGCGTTATATTTGTTATCAGCGTTCTCTTTTCCGGCTTTCGATTTATTTTCTGAACGGGGCCTTTACTATTACAGCTTTCAGTTTGCGTCCGCGCACATCAATAAATATTTCAGTACCTAATGCTGTGTAAGCGGTCTGAACATATCCCATACCAATACCAATCTTACGCATTGGAGACATGGTACCACTAGTTACTTCACCTATTTTCTCTCCATCAGCATTTACCAGTTCATAACCATGACGGGGAATACCACGGTCTACCATTTCAAAAGCAATCAGCTTGCGTTTCAATCCTTCGGCTTTCTGCTTTTCAAGTAAAGCGCGTGAAATGAAATTCTTTCCTTCAACAAACTTAGTAATCCAGCCCAATCCTGCTTCCAACGGAGAAGTGGTATCACTCAAATCATTACCATACAGGCAAAAGCCCATTTCCAAACGTAATGTATCACGAGCCCCTAGTCCGATAGGTTTAATCCCTTCAGGAGCACCTGCTTCAAAAATTGCTTTCCAGATAGCCTGACCGGCTTCGGGATAAAAATAAAGCTCGAAACCACCTGCACCGGTATAACCGGTATTCGAAATAATCACATCTTTCTGACCGGCGAACTCACCTGTGGTAAAAGCATAATAAGGAATTTCGGACAAGTCGACCGGAGTCAGTTTTTGCAAAACTTCCATAGCCTTCGGTCCCTGAATAGCAAGCTGTGCCATATGGTCGGATGCATTTTCCAATTCCGCACTCACTGTGTTATGACTGACACACCAGTTCCAGTCTTTCTCAATATTGGCTGCATTTACCACCAACAAGTATTTTTCGGATTCATAGTGATATACCAACAGGTCATCAACAATACCTCCCTCCTCATTAGGGAAACAAGTATATTGCGCTTTACCGACAGGCAAAGTTGCTACATTGTTTGAAGTCACTTGCTGCAAAAACTCCAACGCATTAAGACCTTTTACCCAAAATTCACCCATATGGGATACGTCAAAAACACCTACGGCATTACATACTGTAAGGTGTTCATCAATAATTCCCGAATATTCAATAGGCATATTATAACCTGCAAATTCGTGCATTTTCGCCCCCAAGGCAATGTGTGTTTCGGTAAACGGAGTTGTTTTCATGTTATTACTTTACTATTTTAAGGTTAATAAATTACTTATCTTGCCACCAACTCAGCAATTTTCACCACTACTTTCATAGCTTTCTCAATAGACTGGATTGGCACGAACTCATATCTGCCATGAAAATTCAAGCCACCGGCAAAAATATTGGGACAAGGCAATCCTTTGAATGAAAGTTGTGCGCCATCCGTTCCGCCGCGGATAGCCTTCACCTTAGGTGTCACGCCCGCCTCTTCCATAGCCTTGAAAGCGACATCAATGATATGCATCACCGGCTCAATTTTCTCACGCATATTGTAATACTGATCTTTCAGTTCCAAGGTAACGGTACCTTCTCCATATTTCTTATTGATGATTTCCGCCCATTTTTTCATATTTTCCTTGCATGCCTCAAACTTGGCACGGTCATGATCACGGATTATATAAGAGATAGTAGTCTGCTCTACTTCACCCGTCATGCCAATCAAATGATAGAATCCCTGATAACCATCAGTACACTCAGGCACTTCGTCCGTAGGCAGTAAAGCCACAAACTCATTAGCTACACGCAAAGAGTTGATCATTTTATCCTTAGCGTATCCCGGATGTACGTTACGTCCTTTAATAATCACTTTTGCAGAAGCGGCATTAAAGTTTTCAAACTCCAACTCCCCTACTTCACCACCATCCATCGTATATGCCCACTCGCATCCGAATCTCTCCACATCAAATTTATGTGCACCCAAGCCTATTTCTTCATCAGGATTAAATCCCACACGAATTTTTCCATGCTTGATTTCAGGATGTTCTTTCAGATATACCATAGCTGAGATAATTTCAGCAATGCCCGCCTTATCATCAGCTCCCAACAATGTCTTGCCGTTAGTTACAATAAGATCCTCCCCTTTATGATCCAACAATTCGGGAAATTGCTTGGGAGAAAGTATAACGTTGTCTTCTTCACACAATACAATATCTGTCCCATCATAACCATAGACAATGCGTGGGGTGACTCCTGCACCCGTCATATCGGGACTGGTATCCATGTGTGCAATAAATCCGATGGCAGGAACCGGTTTATCCGTATTGGCCGGCCATGTAGCAAACAGATAACCATTCTCATCCAAAGAAATTTCCTGAAAACCCAATTGTTCCAATTCTGATTTTAAATATTGCGCAAACACCATCTGCTTCGGCGTACTAGGGGTAACTCCGCTATTCTCATCAGACTGAGTGTCGAAGCTTACATATTTTAAAAATCGTTCTATTACCGTCATTTTTCTTTTTGTTTTAATATTCATACTTGCCTGTAAAAATAGAAAAAGAGCCGTGAATTGCCAAACAAATCACAGCTCTTTTTTATTAATATTTTATTATTTTGTTATTAGAAGCAACTGGAGCCATCAAAACAATGGGTACATACCTTACATTTTGGTAATCCTATCGCTTCTACCAAAGTTTCCAAAGTATTGAACTTCAACGAACTCAGACCAAAGCGGTCGGCAATCATTTGTACCATCTTCTTATATTCCGGCGAATCTGTTGTTGCATATTTTTCCAGATTCTTATTTTCATCGCCTTCAATCTCCTTAATCATCCGGCGGGTAATCAGTTCCAAATCACTTTTTGAAGAAGTGAAACCAATGAAAGGACATCCATAAATCAATGGCGGACAAGCAATGCGCATATGAACCTCTTTAGCACCATAATCAAATAAAATTTTCACATTATCACGAAGCTGGGTCCCACGCACTATAGAATCGTCACAAAACAACACGCGCTTACCTTCCAGCATTGCGCGATTAGGTATCAGCTTCATTTTTGCTACCAGTGAACGCATTTCCTGATTGGCAGGAGTGAAACTACGAGGCCAGGTAGGTGTGTACTTGGCAATAGCACGATGATAAGGAATTCCTTTACCTTCAGCATACCCCAATGCCATACCTACCCCCGAATCAGGAATACCGCAGGCACAATCAACTTCCGAATCGTCCTTCTGCCCCATTTTATAACCACTCATAAAACGTACTTCCTCTACATTTTTTCCTTCATAACATGAAACCGGAAATCCATAATATACCCACAAAAAAGAACAAATCTGCATTCCTTCGTTCGGCTTGCGCATTTGTTCCATTCCATCGGCACGCAAGCGAATAATTTCGCCCGGTCCTACATATTTCTCTATTTCATAATCCAGATTCGGCAAACTGCTTGATTCACTTGTCGCAGCATACGCACCCTCTTTTTTACCTATTACAATCGGAGTACGCCCCCATTTGTCACGTGCTGCTATAATACCATCTTCCGTCAATATCAGCATGGAGCATGATCCTTTGATTTTATTAAAAACATTCTCGATACCATCTACAAAATTTTTTCCTTGCACAATAAGCAATGCTATCAGTTCTGTCTGGTTCGTCTTGCCAAGACTCATTTCAGAAAAGTGCATATTAGCCGCCAACAAGTCGCATTCCAATTCCGTAATGTTATTGATTTTAGCTACTGTGACGATGGCGAACTTGCCTAGATGCGAGTTTATCACGATAGGCTGCGGGTCCGTATCACTGATAATGCCGATACCCGAACTCCCTTTGAACTTTGGAAGTTCAGATTCAAACTTCGTACGGAAATAAGAGCTCTCCAAATTGTGGATAGAGCGCATAAAGCCCTCTCCTTGAGCATACGTAGCCAAACCA from Phocaeicola dorei encodes the following:
- a CDS encoding amidophosphoribosyltransferase is translated as MGGFFGTVSKAECVTDLFYGTDYNSHLGTKRGGLATYAQGEGFMRSIHNLESSYFRTKFESELPKFKGSSGIGIISDTDPQPIVINSHLGKFAIVTVAKINNITELECDLLAANMHFSEMSLGKTNQTELIALLIVQGKNFVDGIENVFNKIKGSCSMLILTEDGIIAARDKWGRTPIVIGKKEGAYAATSESSSLPNLDYEIEKYVGPGEIIRLRADGMEQMRKPNEGMQICSFLWVYYGFPVSCYEGKNVEEVRFMSGYKMGQKDDSEVDCACGIPDSGVGMALGYAEGKGIPYHRAIAKYTPTWPRSFTPANQEMRSLVAKMKLIPNRAMLEGKRVLFCDDSIVRGTQLRDNVKILFDYGAKEVHMRIACPPLIYGCPFIGFTSSKSDLELITRRMIKEIEGDENKNLEKYATTDSPEYKKMVQMIADRFGLSSLKFNTLETLVEAIGLPKCKVCTHCFDGSSCF
- the pepT gene encoding peptidase T — translated: MTVIERFLKYVSFDTQSDENSGVTPSTPKQMVFAQYLKSELEQLGFQEISLDENGYLFATWPANTDKPVPAIGFIAHMDTSPDMTGAGVTPRIVYGYDGTDIVLCEEDNVILSPKQFPELLDHKGEDLIVTNGKTLLGADDKAGIAEIISAMVYLKEHPEIKHGKIRVGFNPDEEIGLGAHKFDVERFGCEWAYTMDGGEVGELEFENFNAASAKVIIKGRNVHPGYAKDKMINSLRVANEFVALLPTDEVPECTDGYQGFYHLIGMTGEVEQTTISYIIRDHDRAKFEACKENMKKWAEIINKKYGEGTVTLELKDQYYNMREKIEPVMHIIDVAFKAMEEAGVTPKVKAIRGGTDGAQLSFKGLPCPNIFAGGLNFHGRYEFVPIQSIEKAMKVVVKIAELVAR
- the gcvT gene encoding glycine cleavage system aminomethyltransferase GcvT, with product MKTTPFTETHIALGAKMHEFAGYNMPIEYSGIIDEHLTVCNAVGVFDVSHMGEFWVKGLNALEFLQQVTSNNVATLPVGKAQYTCFPNEEGGIVDDLLVYHYESEKYLLVVNAANIEKDWNWCVSHNTVSAELENASDHMAQLAIQGPKAMEVLQKLTPVDLSEIPYYAFTTGEFAGQKDVIISNTGYTGAGGFELYFYPEAGQAIWKAIFEAGAPEGIKPIGLGARDTLRLEMGFCLYGNDLSDTTSPLEAGLGWITKFVEGKNFISRALLEKQKAEGLKRKLIAFEMVDRGIPRHGYELVNADGEKIGEVTSGTMSPMRKIGIGMGYVQTAYTALGTEIFIDVRGRKLKAVIVKAPFRK